A single window of Granulicella mallensis MP5ACTX8 DNA harbors:
- the msrA gene encoding peptide-methionine (S)-S-oxide reductase MsrA, which produces MSRFNLLRNSMLAVLLALSLCAGCKAADRPPVPAPTTDVALATTAGKQKAIFAGGCFWGTQTVFEHVRGVLATTAGYAGGSASTATYDQVTTETTGHAESVEVVYDPSKITYGRLLQLFFSVVHDPTQLNRQGPDVGTSYRSAIFTLNDDQRRISLAYIAQLNAGKIFPKPIVTEVTPSKGFYRGEDYHQDYALNNPNNPYILVCDRPKLEALKKEFPELYVPYKGK; this is translated from the coding sequence ATGTCCCGCTTCAACCTGCTGCGAAACTCGATGCTCGCTGTTCTGCTGGCTCTTTCACTCTGCGCTGGATGCAAGGCGGCCGACAGGCCCCCTGTTCCCGCTCCCACCACTGACGTTGCTCTCGCGACTACCGCAGGAAAGCAGAAGGCCATCTTTGCGGGCGGCTGCTTCTGGGGCACGCAGACCGTCTTTGAGCATGTGCGCGGCGTGCTGGCTACGACCGCCGGTTATGCGGGCGGCTCGGCCTCGACGGCAACCTACGACCAGGTAACGACGGAGACCACCGGCCATGCTGAATCCGTCGAGGTCGTCTACGACCCCTCGAAGATCACCTATGGCCGGCTGTTGCAGCTCTTCTTCTCGGTGGTGCATGATCCGACGCAGCTTAATCGCCAGGGGCCGGATGTAGGAACGTCCTACCGGTCGGCGATCTTCACGCTGAACGACGATCAGCGCCGCATCAGCCTGGCCTACATCGCGCAGCTCAACGCCGGGAAGATCTTCCCCAAGCCGATTGTGACGGAGGTTACGCCCTCGAAGGGCTTCTACCGCGGTGAGGACTACCACCAGGACTACGCGCTCAACAACCCGAACAACCCCTACATCCTGGTCTGCGACCGTCCCAAGCTCGAGGCTCTGAAGAAGGAGTTTCCCGAGCTGTACGTGCCTTACAAGGGCAAGTAA
- a CDS encoding YcbK family protein encodes MNLRLLPASFSFPIRKLAFAGFALAGLLGLSLPASARSTRMHMHSRVLAFRPVALLSPGTLPEDGESLPTAGHKYELKLYHLHTGESIDVVYRIGNVYIPAAMEKLNHFLRDHRTEDESHYDPHEFDLLHNLLARLGRPQGMIDVVCGYRTPESNEYLRTLSADTGVAKHSQHMEAKAIDIRVPGIRTRRLRDAALSLQAGGVGYYPISQFVHVDVGPVRHWTFSGHGDS; translated from the coding sequence TTGAATCTGCGCCTCCTTCCCGCATCGTTCTCCTTCCCTATACGCAAACTCGCGTTTGCTGGTTTTGCCCTCGCCGGTCTGCTCGGCCTGAGCCTTCCTGCCTCTGCTCGCAGCACACGAATGCACATGCACTCACGCGTACTGGCCTTCAGGCCGGTGGCCCTGCTTTCTCCTGGAACCCTGCCCGAGGACGGCGAAAGCCTGCCCACGGCCGGCCACAAGTACGAGTTGAAGCTCTACCATCTGCACACCGGCGAGAGCATCGACGTGGTCTATCGCATCGGCAATGTGTACATTCCTGCCGCGATGGAGAAGCTCAACCACTTTCTGCGCGACCACCGGACCGAGGATGAGAGCCACTACGATCCCCATGAGTTCGACCTGTTGCACAACCTGCTGGCCCGGCTAGGCCGCCCGCAGGGCATGATCGACGTCGTCTGCGGCTATCGCACCCCGGAGAGCAACGAGTACCTGCGCACGCTTAGCGCGGATACCGGCGTGGCCAAGCATTCGCAGCACATGGAGGCCAAGGCGATCGACATCCGCGTGCCCGGCATCCGTACCCGCCGCCTGCGCGATGCTGCGCTGAGCCTGCAGGCCGGGGGCGTCGGCTACTACCCGATCAGCCAGTTTGTGCATGTCGACGTGGGTCCAGTCCGCCACTGGACATTCTCCGGTCATGGCGACAGCTAG
- a CDS encoding DUF5615 family PIN-like protein: MKLLIDMNMSRLWVEILKDAGFEAAHWSSLRMANAPDSEIMAFAKANGYVVFTQDLDFGLLLATTLGERPSVVQVRAQDVLPDTIGKQVIEALQQMMTELAEGALVTVDPKRMRLRVLPLRSRD, translated from the coding sequence ATGAAGCTGCTTATCGACATGAATATGTCTCGGCTTTGGGTGGAGATATTGAAAGACGCAGGCTTCGAAGCCGCGCATTGGTCGTCGCTCAGGATGGCGAACGCTCCAGATTCAGAGATTATGGCCTTTGCGAAAGCAAACGGTTATGTAGTCTTCACGCAGGATTTAGATTTCGGTCTCCTTCTAGCTACGACACTTGGCGAAAGGCCGAGCGTTGTTCAAGTTCGTGCACAGGATGTTTTACCGGACACGATCGGCAAACAGGTCATCGAGGCCTTGCAGCAGATGATGACTGAGCTGGCTGAGGGGGCGCTGGTTACCGTCGATCCGAAGAGAATGCGACTGCGGGTATTGCCTTTGCGGTCGAGAGACTAA
- a CDS encoding aromatic ring-hydroxylating oxygenase subunit alpha: MTTSTSFLPASELVSAESAQAVLPRGCTFTESDWRALAPFWYPVAFSHEVGSQPYAATLLDERVVVYRLSDGKLAAARDICQHRGVPLSMGHVEGDEIICKYHGLRYDREGRCTCIPAHPGGAISPRLRLQMFQVQERYGLVWVRLVDNGPLALPEMNEWDDPAYLTVLPNSVPIKAAAGRQIEGFLDVSHFAFIHTESFGEADNTVVPDYPITKTPAGFVADYISTVSNYSHGYKHLNPPDFLWRRRFEVYYPFTAKLTVFFPNDGQLHIMNAASPVSARQTQLFVPICRNFDKDAPLQATLDFNHQVFAEDIAIVERQWPEDLPIDLQEEAHFPADRSSIAYRKGLAALGLGRSYTA; the protein is encoded by the coding sequence ATGACGACCTCTACCAGCTTCCTTCCGGCCTCTGAGTTAGTTTCAGCAGAGTCTGCGCAGGCCGTTCTCCCCCGCGGATGCACCTTTACCGAGTCCGACTGGCGGGCGCTTGCGCCATTCTGGTACCCGGTCGCCTTCTCGCACGAGGTCGGCAGCCAGCCCTACGCGGCGACTCTGCTTGATGAGCGCGTTGTGGTCTATCGCCTCTCCGACGGCAAGCTGGCCGCGGCACGGGATATCTGCCAGCATCGCGGCGTTCCGCTGAGCATGGGGCACGTCGAAGGCGACGAGATCATCTGCAAATATCACGGGCTGCGCTACGACCGCGAGGGCCGCTGTACCTGCATCCCCGCGCATCCCGGCGGAGCGATCTCGCCACGCCTGCGCCTCCAGATGTTTCAAGTGCAGGAGCGCTATGGCCTGGTGTGGGTGCGGCTGGTGGACAACGGACCGCTGGCATTGCCGGAGATGAACGAGTGGGACGACCCGGCTTACCTGACGGTACTGCCCAACAGCGTTCCGATTAAAGCCGCCGCAGGGCGCCAGATTGAGGGCTTCCTCGACGTCAGCCACTTCGCGTTCATCCACACGGAGAGCTTCGGCGAGGCAGACAACACGGTCGTGCCGGACTATCCCATCACGAAGACTCCGGCTGGGTTTGTGGCCGATTACATCAGCACGGTCAGCAACTACTCGCATGGGTACAAGCACCTGAACCCGCCGGACTTTCTCTGGCGCAGGCGGTTCGAGGTCTACTACCCCTTTACGGCAAAGCTCACGGTCTTCTTTCCGAACGACGGCCAGCTCCACATCATGAATGCGGCGTCGCCGGTCTCCGCGCGGCAGACGCAGCTCTTTGTGCCGATCTGCCGGAACTTCGATAAGGACGCTCCGCTGCAGGCGACGCTCGACTTCAACCACCAGGTGTTTGCGGAGGATATCGCGATCGTGGAGCGGCAGTGGCCGGAGGATCTGCCGATCGATCTCCAGGAAGAAGCGCATTTCCCGGCGGATCGCAGCTCGATTGCCTATAGAAAGGGACTTGCTGCTCTGGGTCTGGGGCGCAGTTATACGGCGTAG
- a CDS encoding DUF433 domain-containing protein, translated as MGELNRITQNPAVMGGKACIRGMRVTVGMVVGLIGSGRSVDEVLTAYPYLEREDVLQALRYAAWLSEAREVVLAEA; from the coding sequence ATGGGAGAACTGAATCGCATCACGCAGAACCCCGCTGTTATGGGCGGCAAGGCCTGCATCCGTGGAATGCGCGTGACGGTCGGAATGGTAGTAGGGCTGATCGGCTCCGGGCGGAGCGTGGATGAGGTGCTCACAGCGTACCCATACCTTGAACGTGAAGATGTGCTCCAGGCCCTTCGGTATGCGGCCTGGCTTTCAGAAGCGCGTGAGGTCGTGCTAGCCGAGGCATGA